TCTTCCTGGTACAACGGCTTGGATCACTCGCGATGAATGGCGCAAAGCGAAGCTGCGCGCTATTTATCGTCAAGTGCGTCCAATTGTTCGGCTTTCTTGAGTTTATCAATATCGATCTTATCGTGTGGTCTTGCGCTCGCTTCTTTTGCTCGGATAAGGTCAGATCGAGAGATGAAAAGGATTTTAAGATCATCCAATTCAACCACTTCGCGTTTACCCCATACCTCATCAAACTCGATTCCTGGAATCGACATCATAATATCGACTCGTACAGGTGCCCTTCCCATCTGATAAAAATAGCCTTTTTGTGTGAAGTCATCTGCAGTAAGATTTTCCAGAGGTGCACCAAACTCCTTCAATGCCTCATACACACCATTTGCATTATCTTGATCTGTCGCTATAAACAAATCAAGATTTTTCGTGAATCGGGGCTCGCTGTATTTCATTACAGCGTATCCACCCACTACAAGATATCGAATATCATGCTTTTCGAAAATTTTCAATAGTTCTTTGAAGTCTGGACTCGTCAGCATTTTTTCCTCGAATCAAAAAATAATCATCTATCATTTCCGCTACCGCCTTAAAAATGGCAAAATCTCCCTGGGATTGCCAGAAGCGGATATCGAATAAACGCCTATCATCCTTTATGCGTTGATAATTTTCTTCTATTTTTCTCATTTCTTCTCCTATACCCGAACGCTCAGAATAACCATCACAGGTTATAAATCTGTCATGGTTCAGACTCCCTGTGTTTGGTTAAATCTGTTGTTCTGTCGCGGTTTTTCTATAAGTCGGCCAGAAAGGAAACGATGAAGGATGCTGGA
This is a stretch of genomic DNA from Candidatus Aegiribacteria sp.. It encodes these proteins:
- a CDS encoding nucleotidyltransferase — its product is MKIFEKHDIRYLVVGGYAVMKYSEPRFTKNLDLFIATDQDNANGVYEALKEFGAPLENLTADDFTQKGYFYQMGRAPVRVDIMMSIPGIEFDEVWGKREVVELDDLKILFISRSDLIRAKEASARPHDKIDIDKLKKAEQLDALDDK